In Pseudobacter ginsenosidimutans, the following are encoded in one genomic region:
- a CDS encoding sensor histidine kinase yields the protein MNQLFISFFVTSAMSMLVFIVLLLITITLQFRKKHSWFHWSVRSFVSGFRLQLLNTEMLAQEAIFRMISREIHDNIGLTLTAVKHFLYRLKPRQDPDEARYLKGSMGMLSRAMDQLRHISHSMNGDVLEDQGLVNALQQEVDRINQLDHLQIALRVEGEEKNFETSKEIAVLRMIQESINNVIKHAKARMVDIQLRFSGNRLDLQVCDDGIGIGAALEKKVMGSGLINLHKRAELLQGCCKIISNQPKGTTIAISIPIN from the coding sequence ATGAATCAACTCTTCATCAGTTTTTTTGTAACCAGTGCTATGAGCATGCTGGTATTCATTGTACTCTTACTCATTACCATCACACTTCAGTTCCGGAAAAAACATTCCTGGTTCCACTGGTCGGTACGCAGTTTTGTTTCCGGTTTCAGGCTCCAGTTGCTCAACACAGAAATGCTGGCACAGGAAGCAATTTTCCGCATGATCTCGAGAGAGATACATGACAATATCGGACTTACCCTCACCGCTGTCAAGCATTTTCTCTACCGGCTCAAGCCAAGGCAGGATCCGGATGAAGCCCGGTATCTTAAAGGGTCTATGGGAATGCTCAGCCGGGCAATGGACCAACTCCGTCACATAAGCCACAGTATGAATGGCGATGTGCTGGAAGATCAGGGACTGGTGAATGCCCTTCAACAGGAAGTTGACAGGATCAATCAATTGGATCATTTGCAGATCGCATTGCGCGTGGAAGGTGAAGAGAAAAACTTCGAAACCTCCAAAGAGATTGCTGTACTGCGTATGATCCAGGAATCCATCAATAATGTAATCAAACATGCAAAGGCCAGGATGGTAGATATCCAGCTCAGGTTCTCTGGCAACCGTTTGGACCTTCAGGTTTGTGATGACGGCATAGGTATCGGTGCCGCGCTGGAAAAGAAAGTAATGGGCAGCGGATTGATCAACCTGCATAAACGTGCGGAATTGCTGCAGGGCTGCTGCAAAATAATCAGCAATCAACCCAAGGGAACCACTATCGCCATTTCAATACCCATCAATTGA
- a CDS encoding response regulator transcription factor, producing MSAELVIKVSIADDHKIFRDGIKMALKGKEYLKILWEAEDGKDLMHKMKLKKPDVLLMDIRMPEVDGVNAIGILRKEYNDVKIVVLTMYDDQEMITKMMEMGANAYLTKTSDPEEIYQAILACMNEDFYFNDLVNKAVLSKLQTKKQVRQFYPNPIKFSEKEIRILRLLAEDKTTEEISKEVFLSPRTVETIRQNMKSKVGAKTIAGLIMYGMRNKLID from the coding sequence ATGAGCGCTGAACTGGTAATCAAGGTATCAATAGCCGACGATCACAAGATTTTCCGCGACGGCATTAAGATGGCTCTCAAAGGCAAAGAATATCTGAAGATCCTTTGGGAAGCTGAGGACGGAAAAGACCTGATGCACAAGATGAAGCTGAAGAAGCCTGACGTACTCCTGATGGACATCCGGATGCCGGAGGTGGACGGTGTGAACGCTATCGGCATCCTCCGCAAAGAATACAATGATGTAAAAATTGTGGTGCTCACCATGTACGATGATCAGGAAATGATCACCAAGATGATGGAAATGGGCGCCAATGCCTATCTCACCAAAACATCAGACCCTGAAGAGATCTACCAGGCTATCCTTGCCTGCATGAACGAAGACTTCTACTTCAACGATCTCGTTAATAAAGCTGTACTTTCCAAACTTCAAACCAAGAAACAGGTAAGACAATTCTACCCCAATCCCATCAAGTTTTCTGAAAAGGAAATCCGTATTCTCCGGCTTCTGGCGGAAGACAAAACCACGGAAGAGATTTCCAAAGAGGTTTTTCTCAGCCCGCGAACGGTTGAAACTATCAGGCAAAACATGAAATCCAAGGTAGGTGCAAAAACCATTGCCGGACTCATCATGTATGGCATGCGCAATAAGTTGATCGATTAA
- a CDS encoding response regulator transcription factor, which yields MKTNTIYTVGIADDHNIMRQGVAVMINTFGGFSVVMEAGDGAEVLKQLEAGNIPDLILLDQNMPEIDGYATAKYLMQNYPGIRVLMFTMYDNDSFLIRFLHAGARGFVRKDADLGELKLAMQTVMEEGFYHSNDTAGRITTTYRSPFRDELLGKRTLSDQEVEFLKLITSEATYKAISSIMCIPMRALDTIRDNLFIRLGVKNRVGLAMYAIRSGIVHI from the coding sequence ATGAAAACAAATACTATCTATACTGTTGGTATCGCAGATGATCACAACATAATGCGTCAGGGTGTGGCAGTGATGATCAATACATTCGGCGGGTTTTCAGTAGTAATGGAAGCAGGTGATGGTGCGGAGGTACTGAAACAACTCGAAGCAGGTAATATACCTGACCTGATACTGCTGGATCAGAACATGCCTGAAATAGACGGCTATGCTACCGCCAAATATCTTATGCAGAATTATCCGGGCATCCGTGTGCTGATGTTTACCATGTATGACAACGACTCTTTCCTGATCCGTTTTTTACATGCAGGTGCAAGAGGATTTGTCCGTAAGGATGCGGACCTTGGTGAGTTGAAGCTGGCAATGCAGACCGTAATGGAGGAGGGCTTTTATCACTCAAACGATACAGCCGGCAGGATCACCACCACTTATCGCAGTCCTTTCCGCGATGAACTGCTCGGTAAAAGAACATTATCAGACCAGGAGGTCGAGTTCCTGAAACTGATCACTTCAGAAGCTACCTACAAAGCCATTTCTTCCATCATGTGTATCCCTATGCGCGCACTTGATACGATCAGGGATAATCTATTCATCCGTTTGGGAGTGAAGAACCGCGTTGGGCTGGCTATGTATGCCATCCGCAGCGGTATTGTTCATATCTGA